DNA sequence from the Vicia villosa cultivar HV-30 ecotype Madison, WI linkage group LG3, Vvil1.0, whole genome shotgun sequence genome:
taattaatttttaattctatccGTTCCCAAAATTTGAAAAACCTGAGTCTATAGAGACAGTGTATATGTAAAGCACTTGACAAATATTATATACTAAATTTTGCACAGTGATAGAGAAgcttttcatataatttattctCGATATTTTTGAGGTATATcgtataaataaaaaaacaatctaGTATAGCTTCTATCTCTGAAACCCAAAAACCGTAAATGTCTTCGTTTTTCTTGTTACTGTTCTTTCTGCTTCTGATTATTCAAACACAAGCAGAAAAGGCCATATTCATATTAGCCGGACAAAGCAACATGGCCGGACGAGGAGGCGTAACAAACGACACAACAACCGGTTTAACAACCTGGGACGGTGTCATTCCACCTCAATGCAACCCCAACCCTTCAATCCTTAAACTCAACTCACATCTCAAATGGGTGGAAGCCCAAGAGCCTCTTCACGAAGACATAGACAGAGACAAAACAAACGGGGTTGGACCAGGAATGGTGTTTGCGAATTACGTGTTGGAAAAAAACGTGGGAGTTGGTGTGGTGGGGTTGGTGCCATGTGCGATTGGTGGGAGCAATATAAGTGAATGGGAAAAGGGGAAAGTGCTTTATGGCCACATGATGAAGAGGGTTAAAGCTTCGTTGCGTGAGGGTGGGGATGTTCGGGGGATTCTTTGGTTTCAAGGTGAGTCTGATACGGTTAGTTTGAGGGATGCGGAGGCTTATCAGAGTAATGTTCGGAGGTTTTTCTTGGATGTTCGTGGGGATTTGGAGGCTCCATTGCTTCCCATTATTCAGGTTTTTTTGTCGTTCtaactttttttatattatttatgaaaaatttatATGGAATATTTATCTTTGAATAGAGAGTGTGTTTATTAGTTATTAATTAATCATTAAACTGTTAGGTTTAGATTGCTTTGCTCTTATTTTCAAGAAAAAGTGGTTGGGATGTATAAATATCTATTCCATATCAAAATAgtaggatttttttttaataatcaattaatcatgCTAATTTCTATCATaagcatatatattaaaaaaagtataaaattagaaatttagaattaaaaaatttgaatattgaaaaataatttttcactTCAAACATCTTAAATATAGTGAGGTGGTTCAGCTAGTTAATCTTTTTATCTAAAGCTTAAAAAGCTTATACTCCGATAGAATTGATTTTGGTTTCATTAAAGAAAATGGTCGAACTTTAAATTGA
Encoded proteins:
- the LOC131655303 gene encoding probable carbohydrate esterase At4g34215 — encoded protein: MSSFFLLLFFLLLIIQTQAEKAIFILAGQSNMAGRGGVTNDTTTGLTTWDGVIPPQCNPNPSILKLNSHLKWVEAQEPLHEDIDRDKTNGVGPGMVFANYVLEKNVGVGVVGLVPCAIGGSNISEWEKGKVLYGHMMKRVKASLREGGDVRGILWFQGESDTVSLRDAEAYQSNVRRFFLDVRGDLEAPLLPIIQVALASGSGPYVEVVRQAQLGIDLLNLKTVDAKGLPLQPDGLHLSTQAQVVLGKMMGDAFLQFVPSSISSPNMHHNVSAIRKEASNSIGHSNFVSRIYMVHMFITFLIMIS